The Vitis vinifera cultivar Pinot Noir 40024 chromosome 3, ASM3070453v1 region TCACGTGGTTTTGTAACTGAACTTGGTATTTGGTGGTAAGAGGGGGGGGGGACATGGTCAGCCCCACAGGTCTATTCTACTTCAGAATCCTATGAATGGACCATAAATTCATGGGTCACCCCTTCATCAGAATAGCAATTTCACGTCCAGAGGAGTTTTCTCAACAAGACTCAAGATCAGATGGTGATGATTGATTAACAAAATGCACCATCtaaacaaatcaatcaatgCCGCTGATACAGCCCATGCCCAAACCCTTCACCTAACCTCTAGCTACATCTTTAAACTTGAGACCCATGAAGTCCATGCTTCTCAGCTAATCCATTAAACCTCTATACATAACAATAGAAGACTTGGGTGTCACCCTTCACATGAAATGATAAAGTCATAACACCCTTCAGCTTATTTAAATATCAAAACCATGCAATgccacaatatatatataaatcagcAGTTCAATGCTAGATTTCATTGCAAGGGAGAAGAGTCTCTACAACCTCTTCTGCAGGCAAAATATTCAGCATTCCTTTTGAAAAAGAGGGGACATGGGGAGTGGGACAGTTGAGCAAGTGGGCTCATTGAAGAAGGCTAACCCTGGCAAAGCCACGATTCTGGCTCTGGGCAAGGCCTTCCCTCATCAGCTTGTCATGCAAGAGTTTCTGGTTGATGGGTATTTCAGGAACACAAACTGTGATGATCCAGACCTCAAGGAGAAGCTAGCTAGACTCTGTAATACCTCTAACCTTCTTTTGCATTTCTTTCTTATTAGAATGTGGCAATAAACAAGGTTAGGCTCATCTCAATTTGTTGCCATTGCAAACCTGCCACCAACCACAGCAACCCATGTCAGGGtataattgatttatataactAAATGATGAATAGAGAAGCAAATTATATTGAAAACTAACAACTCGGTGGCTTCAGACTATTTTTCAATCTAAATACGAGTCGACCAATGATATAGCAAGCCCCAAACAGAAAATCATGGATGGTCAATTCTTAGGATCCTTTCAAGGATCATCACAATTTGGTTGTGATGGATTTTGATACATCCAGCGTGGTGAGTGTTGAAAAGTAACGTGACAGTTCATATGGTAAATGCAGCTCCTCTGAAGGCTTATAACTAAAATAACTGTCATCTCATTCTGCACTGTTTCTTTACAGGCAAGACAACGACAGTTAAAACAAGGTATGTGGTCATGTCAGAAGAGATCCTAAGGAAGTACCCAGAGCTTGTCATTGAGGGCCAACCGACGGTAAAGCAGCGATTAGATATATGCAACAAGGCTGTCACACAGATGGCAATAGACGCTTCAAAAGCTTGCATCAAGAAATGGGGCAGGTCTGTTTCAGAGATAACTCACTTGGTCTATGTGTCCTCAAGTGAGGCCCGGCTGCCAGGGGGTGACCTCTACCTAGCAAAAGGACTAGGGCTGAGCCCTGAGACTCATCGGGTCCAGCTCTACTTCATGGGCTGCTCAGGAGGTGTGGCTGGCCTCCGTGTTGCAAAAGACATTGCTGAGAACAATCCTGAGAGTCGAGTTCTGCTTGCCACTTCAGAAACTACTATTATTGGGTTCAAACCACCAAGTGCAGACCGTCCATATGATCTAGTAGGGGTTGCACTCTTTGGGGATGGAGCTGGAGCCATGATAATAGGCTCTGACCCAATTCCAAGCACTGAAAGGCCTCTCTTTGAGCTCCACACAGCCATCCAGAATTTCTTGCCAGACACTGAGAAGACCATTGATGGACGACTCACGGAAGAAGGGATTAGCTTCAAGCTAGCAAGGGAACTCCCTCAGATAATTGAAGATCACATCGAGGCATTCTGTGATAAACTGATTCGAAATGTTGGATTTTCTGATGAAGACTACAACAAGATCTTCTGGGCAGTCCATCCAGGCGGGCCTGCAATCTTGAATAGGATGGAAAAGAGGCTTGACTTGCTGCCAGAGAAGCTGAATGCTAGTAGGCGAGCACTGGCAGACTACGGAAATGCTAGCAGCAATAC contains the following coding sequences:
- the LOC100258906 gene encoding type III polyketide synthase B, with the translated sequence MGSGTVEQVGSLKKANPGKATILALGKAFPHQLVMQEFLVDGYFRNTNCDDPDLKEKLARLCKTTTVKTRYVVMSEEILRKYPELVIEGQPTVKQRLDICNKAVTQMAIDASKACIKKWGRSVSEITHLVYVSSSEARLPGGDLYLAKGLGLSPETHRVQLYFMGCSGGVAGLRVAKDIAENNPESRVLLATSETTIIGFKPPSADRPYDLVGVALFGDGAGAMIIGSDPIPSTERPLFELHTAIQNFLPDTEKTIDGRLTEEGISFKLARELPQIIEDHIEAFCDKLIRNVGFSDEDYNKIFWAVHPGGPAILNRMEKRLDLLPEKLNASRRALADYGNASSNTIVYVLEYMLEESSKTKRQDQGDGEWGLILAFGPGITFEGILARNLTV